Proteins co-encoded in one Nicotiana sylvestris chromosome 7, ASM39365v2, whole genome shotgun sequence genomic window:
- the LOC104217187 gene encoding uncharacterized protein isoform X1, translated as MDAGQQCHSWKLNVQAKAKNLDFKLVASNFLPNCKFFPFSLKFKYCRFLIHLKSETPTFPNPQKSKSLKSKLHRFLERLRIRRRSKNNSRAISSKPKNKATISQSSVVVGNLALFIQSLYQRDKDGIVKLGSIVFICFASIFKSFMARKAWILLVFVIGAIVFCSNVMHLRFSSHFDHHCLSRLFWRAFKNAAFSQVLTAIFRII; from the exons ATGGATGCAGGGCAGCAATGCCATTCATGGAAACTCAATGTGCAGGCCAAGGCCAAGAACTTGGATTTCAAATTGGTAGCCTCCAACTTTTTACCCAATTGCAAGTTTTTCCCATTCTCTCTCAAGTTCAAGTACTGCAGATTCTTGATCCATCTTAAATCTGAAACACCAACCTTTCCAAATCCCCAGAAATCAAAATCCTTGAAATCGAAACTCCATCGATTCCTTGAAAGACTTCGTATTCGAAGACGTTCCAAGAACAATAGTAGAGCGATCAGTTCCAAACCAAAGAACAAG GCAACGATATCTCAGAGTTCAGTGGTTGTAGGAAACCTAGCCCTCTTCATTCAATCTCTGTATCAACGGGACAAAGATGGAATCGTTAAACTTGGTTCTATTGTCTTTATTTGCTTTGCTTCCATATTTAAGAGTTTCATGGCAAGAAAAGCTTGGATATTGTTAGTTTTTGTAATTGGTGCCATAGTTTTTTGCTCAAATGTGATGCATCTCAGATTCAGTAGCCACTTTGATCATCACTGTCTGTCAAGATTGTTTTGGAGGGCTTTCAAAAATGCTGCCTTCTCTCAG GTGCTTACTGCTATATTTAGAATAATATGA
- the LOC104217187 gene encoding uncharacterized protein isoform X2, with protein MLQSLLLSAPGIAMATISQSSVVVGNLALFIQSLYQRDKDGIVKLGSIVFICFASIFKSFMARKAWILLVFVIGAIVFCSNVMHLRFSSHFDHHCLSRLFWRAFKNAAFSQVLTAIFRII; from the exons ATGCTGCAGTCTTTGCTTCTTTCGGCACCGGGCATAGCGATG GCAACGATATCTCAGAGTTCAGTGGTTGTAGGAAACCTAGCCCTCTTCATTCAATCTCTGTATCAACGGGACAAAGATGGAATCGTTAAACTTGGTTCTATTGTCTTTATTTGCTTTGCTTCCATATTTAAGAGTTTCATGGCAAGAAAAGCTTGGATATTGTTAGTTTTTGTAATTGGTGCCATAGTTTTTTGCTCAAATGTGATGCATCTCAGATTCAGTAGCCACTTTGATCATCACTGTCTGTCAAGATTGTTTTGGAGGGCTTTCAAAAATGCTGCCTTCTCTCAG GTGCTTACTGCTATATTTAGAATAATATGA